The following proteins are encoded in a genomic region of Corticium candelabrum chromosome 11, ooCorCand1.1, whole genome shotgun sequence:
- the LOC134187086 gene encoding transcription elongation factor, mitochondrial-like, with amino-acid sequence MQRWLTRNGPYRQLYAVSGCKVYCCRRVFPAENVSDIISIDLGIKNLAWVHIDRNLHIKDWHLSELGKMKPYKPFHLFQLVEEFVDHLPSTDAIVLELQYHRPSKLGVGMNLRCLEAMLYGYLGRVYPVLSISSRTVQGLFHLPTGREKKRESTRLVQDMLNGDKVTGKSWQETDRKLFVSEYLSAMFRESTKKDDLADCLLLALAFFHLTKKVT; translated from the exons ATGCAAAGATGGCTGACTAGAAACGGCCCATATAGGCAGCTGTATGCTGTATCTGGGTGCAAGGTGTACTGTTGTAGAAGAGTGTTTCCTGCTGAG AATGTCTCGGACATCATCTCTATTGATCTTGGCATAAAGAACCTTGCCTGGGTGCATATCGATAGAAATTTACACATAAAAGACTGGCATTTGAGTGAACTAGGAAAAATGAAACCTTACAAGCCATTTCATCTCTTTCAATTG GTGGAGGAATTTGTGGACCACCTACCGAGCACTGATGCTATTGTCTTGGAACTTCAGTATCATCGTCCCAGCAAACTTGGTGTAGGGATGAATTTACGATGTCTTGAAGCAATGCTATATGGGTATCTTGGTCGGGTTTACCccgttttgtcaatcagttcCAGGACGGTGCAGGGTCTGTTTCATTTACCAACAGGAAGGGAGAAGAAAAGAGAATCAACCAGACTTGTACAGGACATGCTAAATGGAGATAAAGTGACTGGCAAGTCATGGCAGGAAACTGATAGGAAACTGTTTGTATCAGAATATCTGTCTGCAATGTTCAGGGAGTCAACAAAAAAGGATGATCTAGCAGACTGTCTTCTGCTAGCATTAGCATTTTTTCACTTAACAAAGAAAGTGACATAA
- the LOC134187085 gene encoding uncharacterized protein LOC134187085, producing the protein MNRGEDMTFVPLDKFPGQRQHCNLETQICNICGPNEDGRVVVSLVHQGVQTDAAVQEVTVPDGVLQDIADDTRHLGRFLKKHWKVALTLFFKRCGIRLLWLAYWFSRLCTTFWILEAAAMLCALSVNVVVQFVIGMFVPVAKQDEKINEDIVYTASFFFLVALLYPILSLIPSVFSLVLEVWDHQELPSTRLMCVYIHQSLDKAMEHKNREFDPVSKAIRIVKAFLVFFILIISAAVQQSQLLELFFTIGLVIGITLWCAWILLRLVMQGVALWRGNVSFPTTAVFVAMQYYKSQTAGIVNFVQKAAVSPRRKLHMYVLGVFFSCHLVISLFVIGFALRELNASGETTFGAICLLILGLAYTYYNIFSSNDPQSTVLPQEKYGIKRFKKKLTCLCLRPPTPNRVADSCIVVAITMILLIIIMAIAGEFVRQAQEPKCDGFKVTNISEPNRNRRNADSGDLTLYDICSQRWFGLTAVDVVLLADISYKEYDTKSSSGECSVEAHQFIAKYFPQPIWDWEIIGAPAPGELVGFLVLHSHRLNVTVISVRGTRFSHLTDLMQDADLYTEVATLQFFSLFIPITTLLPLETVADIIYFSSVVERVFRAHRSSSYHTILSDHIKNKMEEYGNRIIITGHSLGGSLGKISGATLNIRAISINGPGLLYSHEKFGLLRSKIDTTAVNIVAKGDLVSEIDRLGGTTYRLGCSSGSPISCHRLTAVACEIQEKCQFHEGGRFITC; encoded by the exons ATGAATCGCGGTGAAGACATGACTTTTGTACCTCTAGACAAGTTTCCTGGCCAACGCCAACATTGCAATCTAGAGACACAAATCTGCAACATTTGTGGACCTAAT GAAGACGGTCGAGTTGTAGTCTCCCTTGTCCACCAAGGAGTGCAGACCGATGCAGCAGTGCAAGAAGTAACCGTACCCGATGGAGTGTTGCAAGACATCGCAGACGATACGCGACATCTCGGGCGTTTCTTGAAGAAACATTGGAAAGTTGCGTTGACGCTGTTTTTCAAGCGCTGTGGTATCCGATTACTGTGGCTTGCTTATTGGTTCTCACGTTTGTGCACGACGTTTTGGATTCTGGAAGCAGCGGCTATGCTGTGCGCGCTTTCAGTCAACGTTGTCGTTCAGTTTGTTATTGGCATGTTCGTACCTGTTGCTAAACAGGACGAGAAAATCAACGAAGATATTGTGTATACGGCCAGCTTCTTTTTTCTTGTTGCTCTACTGTATCCGATTTTGTCTCTTATTCCCTCCGTATTTTCATTGGTATTAGAGGTGTGGGATCATCAAGAGTTGCCATCCACCAGACTCATGTGTGTTTATATTCACCAGAGTTTAGATAAAGCAATGGAGCACAAGAACAGGGAGTTTGACCCTGTTTCGAAGGCAATACGAATTGTCAAGGCTTTTCTGGTGTTCTTTATTCTCATCATTTCTGCAGCGGTTCAGCAGAGCCAATTGCTGGAGTTGTTCTTTACTATTGGTCTTGTCATTGGTATTACTTTATGGTGTGCTTGGATTCTGTTACGACTGGTGATGCAGGGTGTTGCTCTGTGGAGAGGGAACGTTTCATTTCCTACAACTGCTGTGTTTGTTGCCATGCAATACTACAAGAGTCAGACAGCTGGGATTGTTAATTTTGTGCAGAAAGCAGCAGTGAGTCCAAGACGTAAGTTGCACATGTATGTTTTAGGTGTATTCTTCTCGTGTCATTTGGTAATTTCTCTATTTGTAATTGGCTTTGCTCTTCGTGAGCTCAATGCATCAGGTGAAACCACATTTGGTGCAATCTGCCTACTCATACTTGGTCTAGCATACACCTACTACAACATATTCTCATCAAATGACCCACAGTCAACTGTTCTGCCTCAGGAAAAGTATGGTATAAAGCGTTTCAAAAAGAAACTAACGTGTCTTTGTCTTCGTCCTCCAACTCCCAACAGAGTTGCAGACAGCtgtattgttgttgctataactATGATTCTGTTGATAATAATTATGGCAATTGCTGGTGAGTTTGTTCGACAGGCCCAAGAGCCAAAATGTGATGGTTTCAAAGTCACCAATATCTCAGAGCCAAACAGAAATAGGCGAAATGCAGACAGTGGTGACTTGACACTGTATGATATCTGTTCACAAAGATGGTTTGGGCTAACAGCAGTGGATGTGGTACTTTTAGCAGATATCTCATACAAGGAGTACGATACAAAGAGCAGCAGTGGCGAGTGCTCTGTTGAAGCTCACCAATTTATTGCCAAATATTTCCCACAGCCAATATGGGACTGGGAAATTATAGGAGCCCCTGCTCCAGGAGAGCTTGTTGGATTCCTTGTCCTTCATAGCCATAGACTCAATGTGACAGTGATTAGTGTGAGAGGCACTCGATTTTCTCATTTGACAGACCTTATGCAAGATGCTGATCTTTACACAGAAGTAGCTACTCTGCAGTTTTTTTCACTGTTTATCCCAATCACTACCCTATTACCTTTGGAAACAGTGGCAGATATTATCTATTTTTCATCTGTTGTTGAAAGAGTATTTCGAGCTCATCGATCTAGCAGTTACCATACTATACTTAGTGACCATATAAAAAACAAGATGGAAGAGTATGGGAACCGAATAATCATAACTGGTCATTCTCTGGGTGGCAGCTTGGGGAAGATTTCTGGTGCAACACTGAACATCCGAGCAATTTCAATTAATGGTCCAGGGCTGTTGTATTCTCATGAGAAATTTGGATTATTACGGTCAAAAATTGATACAACGGCTGTCAATATTGTTGCCAAGGGTGATCTTGTGTCTGAGATTGACCGATTAGGTGGAACAACATATCGACTTGGATGCTCTTCTGGCAGTCCAATCAGTTGTCATCGTCTGACAGCCGTGGCTTGTGAAATACAAGAGAAATGTCAATTTCATGAGGGTGGCAGATTTATCACTTGTTAG
- the LOC134187145 gene encoding uncharacterized protein LOC134187145, which produces MSLHCRSFDELLDNGLASARLSLAGLVIHSHRVLWSRHTGLSITCSQLEEQSTQEQDVDIDGAPILNEFEFDASDVFDNASTVPESNEVSDVSVVGVSDAAAKNKSDNCHNDFESIASEDNVSTISESKEGDFYDPSIERRIEFGPAKDSLEGVKTVESSEDEYQYVCVLSDDSVINSSTVQCASEIVTSDDDTRDGWLGTSAQHVQRRKRALVHYKQAAQNQIKKQTRNKRVRLQAHLVGEYVTIKIPTQDRTSDLPRLPAVIVEVKGTKRFSYRLRSLHGVIDRLYDESTLEKYSGKIEGLDDNNWQSDSQISLREQQDWPDQDKENV; this is translated from the exons ATGTCTCTTCATTGTAGATCATTCGACGAGTTGTTAGATAATGGCCTGGCCAGTGCCAGATTATCACTGGCCGGCCTCGTCATCCACAGTCACAGGGTCTTGTGGAGCAGGCACACAGGACTGTCCATCACATGCTCGCAGTTAGAAGAGCAGAGTACTCAGGAACAGGATG TTGATATTGATGGTGCTCCCATTCTCAATGAATTTGAGTTTGATGCCAGTGAtgtgtttgacaatgccagTACTGTTCCAGAAAGTAATGAAG TTTCTGATGTATCAGTAGTTGGTGTTAGTGATGCTGCTGCTAAGAACAAGAGCGACAATTGCCATAATGATTTTGAGTCTATTGCTAGTGAAGACAATGTCAGCACAATCTCAGAAAGTAAAGAAG GTGATTTCTATGACCCTTCAATTGAGAGAAGAATTGAGTTTGGTCCTGCTAAAGATAGTCTTGAAGGTGTCAAGACAGTGGAGAGTAGTGAAG ATGAATACCAgtacgtgtgtgtactgtCTGATGATAGTGTCATTAACAGTTCTACTGTTCAATGTGCTTCTGAAATTGTCACTAGTGATGATGACACCAGAG ATGGCTGGTTAGGGACAAGTGCACAGCATGTTCAGAGGAGGAAAAGAGCATTAGTACattacaaacaagcagctcaaaATCAAATAAAGAAGCAGACAAGAAACAAGCGTGTGCGCCTACAAGCTCACCTTGTAGGAGAATATGTCACAATCAAGATTCCAACTCAAGACCGAACATCTGATCTTCCAAGGCTGCCAGCTGTAATAGTTGAAGTTAAAGGGACTAAGCGATTCTCGTACCGTTTGAG GTCATTGCATGGAGTTATAGACAGGCTGTATGATGAAAGCACCTTGGAGAAGTATTCTGGGAAAATTGAAGGTCTTGATGACAACAACTGGCAAAGTGATAGCCAAATTTCATTACGAGAGCAGCAAGACTGGCCAGACCAAGACAAGGAAAACGTGTAG